From a single Candidatus Zixiibacteriota bacterium genomic region:
- a CDS encoding ATP phosphoribosyltransferase regulatory subunit has product MTDKKSYRKVLPRVLKGFRDYPPEEEIARQKLIEKTREVYERHGFLQLQTPALEFAETLLGGDYTTDNLKELFGFHGPDEVDMALRYEFTVSLARYIAGNPELALPFRRYQYGPVWRHCSHHLLARRKAQQRLAAVAKNRATRG; this is encoded by the coding sequence ATGACAGATAAGAAATCATATCGCAAGGTATTGCCAAGAGTGCTCAAAGGGTTCCGGGATTACCCGCCCGAAGAGGAAATCGCCCGGCAGAAACTGATTGAGAAAACCAGAGAGGTTTACGAAAGGCACGGATTCCTGCAACTTCAGACCCCGGCACTCGAATTTGCCGAGACCCTTCTTGGCGGCGATTACACGACCGACAATCTCAAAGAGCTTTTTGGATTCCACGGCCCCGATGAGGTCGATATGGCACTGCGATATGAATTCACGGTTTCGCTGGCGCGGTATATCGCTGGGAATCCGGAGCTGGCTCTCCCCTTCCGACGGTATCAGTACGGCCCGGTCTGGCGGCACTGCTCACATCATTTATTGGCGAGACGTAAAGCGCAACAACGCCTCGCAGCCGTCGCGAAGAACCGCGCGACCAGAGGCTGA
- a CDS encoding nitronate monooxygenase family protein, with product MLHSFRLRPLVIGDKSAPVPIIQGGMGVGISLAGMASAVANEGAIGVIAAAGIGMNEPDFYTDFLEANIRALRREIRKARSLTGGILGLNVMMANSNHGDLFSTAIEEGIDIIFSGAGLPLTLPGYLTKGSHTKLVPIVSSARAAGLICKRWLRKYDYLPDAVVVEGPKAGGHLGFSEEQIFDPAYALEKLIPAVVQEVGLFAVPYGRPIPVIAAGGIYTGRDIRTFIGLGAAGVQMGTRFVATYECDADASFKQMYIDVQPEGIVIIKSPVGMPGRAIRNQYLDDVGSGMKKPYKCPYHCISTCDYTNSPYCIAHALISAKKGNFQSGFAFAGANAYRVTEIVSVKRLISELVAEYEAAAGLTAAPDIHPA from the coding sequence ATGCTGCATTCTTTCAGGCTGAGACCGCTGGTTATCGGCGATAAGAGCGCGCCGGTGCCGATTATCCAGGGAGGCATGGGCGTGGGGATATCCCTCGCCGGGATGGCCTCGGCGGTGGCCAATGAGGGGGCGATCGGCGTCATCGCTGCGGCCGGAATCGGCATGAACGAACCGGACTTCTACACCGATTTCTTGGAAGCCAATATCCGCGCCCTGCGCCGCGAGATTCGCAAGGCGCGATCGCTGACTGGCGGCATTTTGGGCCTGAACGTCATGATGGCCAATTCCAACCATGGCGATCTCTTCAGCACGGCGATCGAAGAAGGCATCGATATCATATTCTCCGGCGCGGGACTGCCCTTGACCCTGCCGGGATACCTGACCAAAGGCTCTCATACGAAGCTGGTGCCGATCGTCTCCTCGGCGCGGGCGGCCGGCTTGATCTGCAAGCGGTGGCTGCGTAAATATGATTACCTGCCCGACGCAGTGGTGGTCGAGGGTCCCAAGGCGGGCGGGCATCTCGGTTTTTCCGAGGAGCAGATTTTTGACCCGGCCTATGCCCTGGAGAAGTTGATTCCCGCCGTTGTTCAGGAGGTCGGTCTCTTTGCGGTCCCTTACGGCCGACCGATCCCGGTTATCGCCGCCGGGGGAATATATACCGGCCGGGATATTCGGACGTTCATAGGGCTGGGAGCCGCCGGCGTTCAGATGGGGACGCGCTTTGTCGCCACTTACGAGTGTGACGCCGATGCGTCTTTCAAACAAATGTATATCGATGTCCAGCCGGAGGGGATAGTGATCATTAAGAGCCCGGTGGGGATGCCCGGCCGGGCGATTCGCAACCAATACCTCGATGATGTCGGCTCGGGAATGAAGAAGCCATATAAGTGTCCTTACCATTGCATTTCCACCTGCGATTATACCAACTCGCCATATTGCATTGCGCACGCTTTGATATCCGCCAAAAAAGGTAATTTTCAGAGTGGTTTTGCCTTTGCCGGGGCGAATGCCTACCGCGTGACAGAAATCGTTTCCGTAAAGAGGCTGATCTCTGAGCTGGTGGCCGAATATGAGGCGGCGGCGGGTCTGACGGCCGCGCCCGACATCCACCCGGCCTGA
- a CDS encoding ADP-ribosylglycohydrolase family protein has product MELVDRFRGCLLGLAVGDAVGTTAEFKSRGAFTPLTDMVGGGPFRLRPGAWTDDTSMALCLATSLVESEMFDADDQMKRYLSWYENGYLSSNGRCFDIGNTVSRALLRYKETGVAYSGPDDRYSAGNGSIMRLAPIPMHYFPDQTKVIFYSAESSRTTHGAEECIDACRLLGNIIFLALNGCNKDSVLLNTNADILFSDSIRKIASGQYRDKAEDSIRGTGYVVESLEAALWSFWVTDSYASAVLRAANLGDDADTTAAICGQVAGAYYGESGIPTHWLERLVMCKEIGLLADKLYSH; this is encoded by the coding sequence ATGGAATTAGTTGATCGATTTCGCGGTTGCCTGCTCGGACTTGCTGTTGGTGATGCTGTCGGCACAACGGCAGAATTTAAATCACGTGGCGCCTTTACTCCTCTCACCGACATGGTTGGCGGTGGGCCTTTCCGGCTCAGGCCAGGTGCGTGGACCGACGATACTTCCATGGCCCTATGCCTAGCTACAAGCTTAGTTGAGTCAGAAATGTTTGATGCCGATGACCAGATGAAACGTTACCTCAGCTGGTATGAAAACGGATATCTCAGTTCTAATGGTCGCTGTTTCGATATTGGTAATACTGTAAGCAGGGCACTACTACGCTATAAAGAAACCGGAGTGGCCTACAGCGGCCCTGATGACCGATATTCTGCCGGCAACGGCTCTATCATGCGTTTGGCACCAATACCAATGCATTATTTCCCAGACCAAACCAAAGTCATATTCTATTCGGCCGAGAGCTCACGCACAACCCACGGCGCAGAAGAATGTATTGACGCATGTCGATTATTGGGCAATATCATATTCCTTGCTCTTAACGGATGCAATAAGGATTCAGTTCTGTTGAACACAAATGCCGATATTTTGTTTTCGGACTCAATCCGAAAAATCGCAAGTGGACAATATCGAGATAAGGCGGAGGATTCTATTCGTGGGACAGGATATGTCGTGGAAAGCCTTGAAGCGGCTCTGTGGAGTTTTTGGGTAACTGATTCATACGCGAGTGCGGTCTTGAGGGCCGCAAATCTGGGGGATGACGCTGACACCACCGCCGCCATTTGCGGCCAAGTTGCCGGTGCATATTATGGCGAATCTGGCATACCTACTCACTGGTTAGAGCGATTAGTGATGTGCAAAGAGATAGGCCTTCTTGCAGATAAGCTTTATTCACATTAA
- a CDS encoding dockerin type I domain-containing protein, producing the protein MQKYALLTCLMLIIVGYAFISSNAQAIRTGSAPQTRGTGSKLVYVIASSNLYNHQPDNIQNSLEQYVQDLPLQGYQAEIVLWNDTLNGIDHAAPLRQFLLNAFVNENLDGAVLIGDIPYVKYYQWTWQGIDYGYPLDLYYRDLNGVWVDTSGDGFLDSHRAGVSSEIWVGRIYPLPLLQAYGNGTDEEEITAINGYFSKNHAFRIKDISTSIGTVSRRGLLYSNGYAGTGGNWLRLIYDEVEEVYGENTTIQYYITLLNNSGSGFESVIIGNHGAGSVFADGLFHVQEILHYDPKTVFINIHSCEPQNFERNLPGTAYVFAPTNGLTTLGPSNWGVSTDESFYLYLSQGYSIGESLREWGIFNAMFDQNYGTTILGDPLLLLPDSDWVSNHALPQQPAMPQALPNAIGYPEKIIVFSPGPASLNSSTFIVNWDDGTFSSSPLVQEGESVLLNHAFSEEGTYFVRVQVRGPDGSLSSWSAPLQIIITSPLPSAPQKAILYTSENASQLHWTPVVTNVEGFPLSQPQGYNIYRRNNEGSPWELIGQVSSNTIYYQDSIIPPGFSYHYAITALANDNHESALTPAIAVPCGDVNLDGRVNILDISMLIEYLYKSHKAPPIVDMADVNNSNVVNVLDITFLINNLYKGGAVPPEKAGYCHATVLSADEH; encoded by the coding sequence ATGCAAAAATATGCCCTTCTTACATGTTTGATGCTGATAATCGTTGGGTATGCTTTCATATCTTCAAATGCACAAGCTATAAGAACGGGTTCTGCTCCCCAGACACGGGGTACCGGCTCGAAGCTTGTCTATGTCATTGCATCCTCAAATCTGTACAACCACCAGCCCGATAATATCCAAAACAGCCTTGAACAATATGTCCAAGATCTGCCGCTGCAAGGTTACCAGGCAGAGATTGTGTTATGGAACGATACCCTCAACGGCATAGATCACGCTGCCCCGCTTAGACAATTCCTGCTGAACGCGTTTGTAAATGAAAACCTTGATGGGGCAGTATTGATTGGGGACATTCCCTATGTCAAGTATTACCAATGGACATGGCAGGGAATCGATTATGGGTATCCTCTTGATCTGTATTACAGAGATCTGAACGGGGTTTGGGTCGATACCAGTGGCGATGGCTTTTTGGATAGTCACCGGGCGGGTGTTTCTTCGGAAATCTGGGTTGGCAGGATATACCCCTTGCCGTTGCTACAAGCATATGGAAATGGAACTGATGAAGAGGAGATAACAGCCATCAATGGCTATTTTTCAAAAAACCATGCGTTTAGGATCAAAGATATTTCGACCAGCATTGGAACCGTTTCACGAAGGGGGCTATTGTATAGCAATGGGTACGCGGGAACGGGAGGAAATTGGCTTAGACTGATATATGATGAAGTTGAAGAAGTATACGGTGAAAACACTACCATTCAATATTACATAACGCTTTTGAACAACTCGGGATCAGGATTTGAAAGCGTTATTATTGGGAACCATGGAGCGGGCAGCGTATTTGCCGATGGCCTGTTTCATGTTCAGGAGATCCTTCACTACGACCCGAAAACCGTTTTTATTAATATCCATAGTTGCGAACCTCAGAATTTTGAACGCAATCTTCCCGGGACCGCATATGTGTTTGCACCTACGAATGGTCTGACAACCTTGGGGCCGAGCAATTGGGGAGTCAGTACCGATGAAAGTTTCTATCTTTATCTTTCGCAGGGATACAGCATTGGCGAATCCTTGAGAGAATGGGGCATTTTTAACGCAATGTTTGATCAGAATTACGGCACTACCATTCTGGGAGATCCGTTGCTCTTACTGCCGGATAGCGATTGGGTAAGCAACCACGCCCTTCCCCAACAGCCCGCGATGCCACAGGCTTTGCCAAACGCAATTGGATATCCTGAAAAGATCATTGTTTTCTCCCCGGGACCTGCGAGCCTGAATTCTTCAACATTCATAGTCAACTGGGACGATGGGACTTTTTCTTCTTCTCCTTTGGTGCAAGAGGGTGAGAGCGTCTTGTTAAATCATGCTTTTAGTGAAGAAGGCACGTATTTTGTGCGGGTTCAAGTCAGAGGGCCCGATGGATCGCTTTCTTCATGGTCTGCACCGCTGCAGATAATCATAACATCCCCCCTCCCTTCAGCGCCTCAAAAAGCGATTCTATATACTTCAGAAAACGCTTCCCAATTGCACTGGACTCCGGTTGTCACCAATGTTGAGGGCTTTCCGCTGAGCCAGCCCCAGGGATACAATATCTATAGACGTAACAACGAGGGTTCTCCCTGGGAATTAATCGGTCAGGTATCTTCCAACACAATATACTATCAGGATTCGATTATTCCCCCCGGTTTTTCTTACCATTACGCGATTACTGCCCTTGCCAATGACAACCATGAAAGTGCGCTCACACCGGCTATTGCTGTTCCTTGCGGGGATGTGAATCTGGATGGAAGAGTTAACATCCTGGACATTTCGATGCTAATCGAGTACCTTTATAAAAGTCACAAGGCACCCCCTATTGTTGACATGGCCGATGTCAATAACAGTAATGTCGTCAACGTCCTGGATATCACTTTCCTGATTAATAATCTATACAAAGGAGGGGCTGTACCTCCTGAAAAAGCCGGCTACTGCCACGCAACCGTACTCTCCGCAGACGAGCACTGA
- a CDS encoding T9SS type A sorting domain-containing protein, giving the protein MRHRSIYRAALFFLVLFGAALLDAGTGDRAALTSVKPIPPAGLSPKSMKAAFESTFPWHTMAAGGSIRTMGGIILGATIGQTASGLSTLGSYNLHGGFWQDFGPDNPNDLPSDSALLPMKFSLQQNHPNPFNPATMIEFSLPRKGQVELSIYNLLGQRVRVIMDESKPAGMYSAVWDGRDANGREVASGIYFYRLRAGENLATKKMLLLK; this is encoded by the coding sequence ATGAGACATCGATCAATATATCGGGCGGCGTTGTTCTTCCTGGTCCTGTTCGGGGCGGCGCTCCTTGATGCAGGCACTGGTGATCGGGCGGCACTCACGTCGGTCAAACCGATTCCACCGGCGGGTCTGTCGCCCAAATCTATGAAGGCGGCGTTTGAATCAACTTTCCCCTGGCATACTATGGCCGCTGGGGGAAGCATCAGGACGATGGGAGGGATTATACTGGGAGCAACCATCGGGCAGACAGCATCCGGCTTATCAACACTGGGGAGCTATAACCTTCACGGCGGCTTCTGGCAGGATTTCGGTCCGGATAACCCCAATGACCTCCCATCCGACAGTGCCCTTCTGCCGATGAAATTCTCCCTGCAGCAGAATCATCCAAACCCGTTCAATCCCGCGACCATGATTGAATTCAGCCTGCCGCGCAAAGGGCAGGTTGAGCTTTCAATTTACAATCTTCTTGGTCAGCGGGTCCGGGTCATTATGGATGAGAGTAAGCCGGCTGGAATGTACTCGGCTGTCTGGGATGGTCGCGATGCAAACGGCAGAGAAGTCGCCAGCGGAATCTATTTTTACCGCCTGCGCGCCGGGGAAAATCTGGCCACGAAGAAAATGCTTCTATTGAAATGA